The following is a genomic window from Antechinus flavipes isolate AdamAnt ecotype Samford, QLD, Australia chromosome 3, AdamAnt_v2, whole genome shotgun sequence.
ttggagtcaaaaatcTCATCACTgacactacctgtgtgatcttgaaagtgatatcaatttcctcatctatagaatgagtaAAATTTTGAGAAAGCCAAATAAAACTAAACTACTCTTAATTAACTTGGGTGTACTGAAAATGGATCAAGTATCTGAAGAAGGGGATGATGCTGTTGCTACCATCAGTGCTACAGAGACCTTATCAGAGGAAGAACAGGAAGAACTAAGAAAGGAACTTGCAAAGGTAGAAGAGGAAATACAGACTTTATCTCAGGTGTTAGCAGCCAAGGAGAAGCATCTAGCCGAGATCAAGAGGAAACTTGGAATCAATTCATTACAAGAACTAAGGCAGAACATTGCCAAAGGCTGGCAAGATGTGACAGCCACATCTGCATATAAGAAGACTTCAGAAACTTTGTCTCAGGCTGGACAGAAGGCCTCAGCTGCTTTTTCTTCTGTTGGGTCTGTCATCACCAAAAAGCTTGAAGATGTAAAAAACTCACCTACTTTCAAATCATTTGAAGAAAAAGTTGAGAACTTAAAGTCTAAAGTTGGgggagaaaatatataattataatttctcaGATCATTCAACTGAGTTTTCCagaaaaaatagtcatttttcaTAATGATAATCTTAAACATCCTAAAATGTAATTTGTTTGCTCTTTAAATAGTGCTTCCCTAAGAAGGGAAGATCGAAGGGCGCCCAAtataaaacttaaatagaaatggattccCTAGTGACTATATAgtaacttagaaaactacaaattagcATCATTTTTCTAGTATCatattttcatttggtttttaagaACTCAGAGgagtttttggtttgggtttttttttgtttgtttgtttgtttgtttgtttttgctgaggcagttggggttaaatgacttgcccagggtcacacagctaagaagtgttatgtgtctgaggtcagatttgaatttaggtcctcccgATTTCAgggtcaatgctctatccactgtaacaaCTAACTGCCCCAAGAACTCAGGAGTTTTGCAGAACATTTTCATAAGTCTAGAGTTTGACAATTCTAGTCAGCTGTAATAAATGCAGCACAAAGGTCAAGTAAATCTAAGAAAAGCCTATTAGATTTAACAGTTAATAGATCACTATGATTTCTTGTTTGTATTTCTTAGTTAAGATGACAAAGTAAAAGTTACTAGAAGAGCCCAATCCTTCCAAAATACTCCAGTAAATTTCAAAAAATGCACCAGAAAGAACAACATTAAGGCAACCAGAGAAGCAGCTACAAAATCATCCATTCTATCCAAGAAAAATGCCAAAAGCATTTTTGGGAAAGCAGAAGCCTTCAATTTTCAGGCACCCCTGCAGTAGACACAGTGACTGAAAAGACTCCCATGGTGCTCATAAAAACAGTTCCAAAGCAGGCTGTGAGAGCCATAGTATAAGAGCCAAAAGAGCACCTCTGAAGCACAAACACTAGGGATTTTACAGGAGCCCATCAAGTGGCTGAATCGACAGTGTCTAATTGTTGCCTGTAAGGGTCACATGAAAGGCTGGACCCAACTCCCTATCGGGCACTGTGCCAGAAAGAGACTGAGACCAAGCAGAACCTAAAACCTAAGCTCAAATGTCTGAAGAAAGAACTAGAAGGCAGGATTCCTTCCTGCAAAGCCCAGAACTAGCCACTATATCCTGTATGGCAGAGATAGTTTTCATCTAGATCATAGAGGGAACTACCTGTCAGCCAAGTCATAGGTTCAGATCTAAGCACAAAGGTATAATCCTGAAACAGAGGTTAATTATATAAATTGAGAAAGATGAATTTGGTAAAGAAATACTatgaattaaagaaatacaagaaattaACTCTGAAGTAAAGAGAAATtctacattaaatataaaaggaaaaaaaaaaatcccttggcCGTAAGGACTGTATATAAAACTAATATAAATCAAGCCAAGGTTACAAACCTAAATTAGAATTGAAATAAGACCTTTGGAGGAAGaaattagaatgaaaataaaCTGCTCAGAACAGAAAATGGAAAGTCTTAACCCAaaactaatgaaagaaaaaaaaaaaataaggaaaacaagccaagtagtaccagatctcaaattatactgCAAAGGAGTAATCATCAAAAACATAGTAAAGTTAGAGTAATTAATTATACTTCAAACATAAAAGAAGCAGGCAAATATAGTCACAGTTCAATAAACCGAAAGATTCCATGTACTGTGGTTAGCAGtcattcaacaaaaactgctatttaaaaaaaaaaaaaatccaaactggAAAGCAGCATGCTAGAAGTTACTTTTAGGCTAAGATCTCACACTACCTTATTAATAAGCTCCAAATTGACAGATCACCTAGATATAAAAGGTAACATATTTAAGTTAtaggatcaagaaagaaaataagtttttcacttatgaatgggaaaaaatttgTGAGCAGTGAAATGATAGAGAAGATCACAGAAGCGGGGCTGGGGGGAAGAATTTTAATTGACATTGTGTTAGAAGAGTGATGGCCTCAGATTCAGCATGTGACATTATTTACACATAACAaagtatggatttattttatttgtgcttttttgttacaagaattatattttattcccttctattGGAAGGACACTGTAGAAAGACAGGAGCTAGTGGTGGTGTtcccaaaaatgaaaagaggataATTGAATCATATTTTAAGTGCACAGAAGATAATAGAAGGAAGTTCAGATGGAAACACAGGCaaacaggacagctttgaaagtaatatgtttaattatatgctttttaaaaaaattaaactatacTTACTATTCATAGTTTTGCttctaatattcattttctgTTCTATCTATAAATGGGAATATtcttcccccaccttttttttttttttgcctttaaattaggaatttttttaattaaaaaaaaatttgctcaaGTAGTTGActccttgaaaaaataaaatcaagtaagaggGAAGAACTTGGATCATTATCATTAGTTTTCCCAGCAAGTAGGAAAACGGGAATGAAAGAATATACTTGGGAAGAAGTAACAAAAAGTAGGTACAATTTCCAATAATTAGGGTAAACAAGAAGAGGATACAAATATGAAGAAGAGGATACAAGAAATATTTGAACTAGGTTAAGCAGAGTTGAATATGGATGTACATACATAATTTGCCTTAGAAAACAGATAGAGACCCTGACAGATAGCTTTTAAGAGGAGAGttaaagaaagaggagaataaTCTAACatcaaaagaagaaacaaagagggaaaaggaactgGTGCCATTTCAATTATAGATTTATAATATTggttcacagattttttttttttttgtaaagggtGTTGGAGGACTAATTGGGAAAATAGTATAAGAGGATGCAGTAAATCGTTGATTATAAACCATGTGTTAAATgaacttataaaatgaaagaaggtaGCAAAATTAATAAGAAACCAGAATCTTAacagtttgggttttttgtttgttttgttttgttttgttttgttttccccaaatGAAGATTacaaagttggacacaactgaacaacctagcaggggtcctcaaacccTTCTagggtttgttttggttttttattttggtGGGGAGCAAAGATTTAATATCACCTCAAACAAAGCTTCAGTAAAAATTGGCATGATTAAAAAGATAAAGCAATTTAGCTATATTGTTTATGtcatcataaataatgaaataaaggcAGTACCTAATCTCGTGATAGgtgaaatatttaaatactaaAGGAAAAACGAGTTTAATTTCAAGAATGAATAGGAATAAAACTAGAAGTGTTGAAAAACCTTAATatgtattcttttcatttttagaaaagaatctttttaagaaaaaaaattaagaatatgagtagaattgagaaaaattagatataattatTTCATGTTAATTAATGAAGGAGACTCAAAAGAACTCGGTTTTTATCAGTTTTTCATGACCCCTTTCCAAAATTGCTCATGTCTCAGAGCATTAAGACCccatgaacaaatggaaaaaagtagaaacaaaagtTTTCTATGAccacaaagcaataaaaattgaTCACTGAATTGTCTTTAATGAAAAGATTCTAGTTTAAATAGAGACCGAATAATTCAGGCCTAAAgatttggtggattttttttttttaaatcattgaaaaataCTTAATTTCATCTAAGACAGTGATAACACTAAGATAACATATTAGAAGTACTCAGTGAAAGCAATCCTTGATCAACATTTATATGTgcaaacatttaatgaaaattgagaaagaaatgaattatacaactaagaaacatgaaaaacaactgttggaatctttacaaactgctaactcattagagttgatagattattgatttgatcttacaagaagatgttttggaccagaacctgaaacaaggtactaagtagaactaattgataaaatgcttgtgtttgcacccttactcattggagttcacatgtttgccagattcacaaagtaaactttgtaactttgtaaattcacacctcccttgaagctcttagggccagagagcactctgggaggaaaacccataatccctctctctgtttggttccaagagctccctccgaatgtctccaaatccaaaggttttgtccttcagcctctgcctctgctttcttcagtctccagagccagcaccaagttgaatcggtcttgcctctgagagagccttctcagtcttcactgaactctcgactcgtagcttcttcctctaaaaactcttcttctgccaccagcctgccaagtggaaaatattctagaatagatctctcttgcctcagagagagggcttctggtgtaattctgctgaaatctgtccgagagcctctttctgtttcttttatacaagagagaggaattgtgggatacgagagagagggattatgggttttcttccatattgctctctggccctaagagcttcaagggaggtgtgaattcagatatctcatactaaaccctgaaatttcccaaatgtgtgaactccaatgagtcaaggtgcaaacacaagcactgtatcaattaggtctacttagtaccttgtttcaggttctggcccgaaacatcttcttgtaagatcaaatcaataatctatcaactctaatgagttagcattttgtaaagattccaacaaacaACAGTCAAAAGCCTTcagataataacaaaataaaaattatgaaaatgaacacataaaattgaaaacaaaaaatttaatggaTAAATAACTTctcaaaaactaataaaattagtTAATTGGTTTTATCAGAAAGAGTAAAATGCCTAATTGCCAAAATAGTCgcaacagatgaagaaataaagaaaattaataaagtaGCCaataatttgcctcagtttctaatctgtaaaatgagaaggaactGTAAATCATCCTAGTATGTTTTCCAAGAAAACCGCAAATGAAGGTTAcaaagttggacacaattgaacaacctagcaagggtcctcaaactttttaaatagggggccagttcactgtccctcagactgttggagggccagactatagtaaaaacaaaaactttgttttgtgggcctttaaataaagaaacttcatagccctgggtgagagggataaacatcctcagctgctgcatctggtgggccatagtttgaggacccctgaattgtCCTAGAGGaacatgaaaagaaattaaaattttaaatagcccATTATCAAAGAAACTGCATAAGCCATAAATGAAATTCCCAAGAGAAAACTCCAGATATGATGGATTTTAAAAGTTAGTTCCACCacttttaaagaacaactaattcaaattttatataaatgtgtttataaaattaagaaaaaaaatgacaaatttctaTCTGTGGAACAAATATGttcttgatacctaaaccaaagcgaagtatcagaaaaaaaaattttaaagtaatatctctaatgaattattttttaaatattagtagTTAGCaccaacaaattaaaaacatgTTACTATAATtgaatgtttttaatataattgaatatgAATGATTTATTATTGGATTTTTACCTGAAATATAGGGTTGTTTCAGTGTtaggaaattctaaaaataataaattatattaattaaaaaaacaatatatcaTTAGATATAGgaagttttgaaaatttaatatcTAAGTTGAGAAtattagaaaacagaataaatgGACATATCCTTAGTTTGATAATGTGTACTTATCTATCTAAAACAAAAAGCAGGCATTTATCTATAATGAGTAATTCAAATCATGTCCAGTTATTTAACAGTAAAAGTAAAGAAAGCCATTgttaacaaatatttgaaatagaTCTGGACACTCTAGCTATTGCAGTTACACTAGAAAATcgagagagaatgaaggacaaataatcaGTGATAGTAGTAGTACTTGCCCACTGGGAACACAACTGATCAGTTTGAGTTGGGCAATGCTATTTGTTCTCTTCCCCCTCGTTCTGttctcatacttttttttctggtcaggaatttaatttaaaaagttccTGATAGAAAAAGggacatataaaaaaatttttaagagaaaaatgaaacccaataataaaatttgatattttgtCTAAAAGCAACTATTAATTCTTACGTTTTTCTGTTCTGAAAGTTCCCCACTTAAGTCAGAAGCAAGTATACTTAGAGTAAAAAGTGATTAAACCAACCTTTCCTTTACTGTATTTCCAGGAATTTAGCTATCAGTTGTGTCACTTATATATGTATTGATCTCTAAAGTTTATATTTACAATTATATTGTTTACATAGCAATGattcttccatctcttttttctgtttatatccttaaTTTTTTCGTTCTCTTCTTACTTAACcattattgctattactttctcaaataataatagaaatgacaGGTATCTCTTGATTATTGGGAAAACCTCCCTGATTTTTTCAAAGGTGACTCTTGgttttaaatatcctttttttttttttttaattatactaaGGAAATAAGTTTTGTTCCTTTGgtttgtttcttgttttatttattttctaatttttaaattatatgccaagcgagacttacatgaactgatgctgagtgaaatgagcagaaccaggagatcattatatacctcaacaatgatactgtttgaggatgtgttctgatggaagtggatctcttcgataaagagatctaattcagtttcaattgatcaagaatggacagaagcagctgcacccatagaaagaacactgggaaatgcatataaactgcttgcatttttgtttttcttcccgggttatttataccttctgaattcaattctccctgtgcaacgagaaaactgttcgattctgcacacatatattgtatctaggatatactgtaacctattcaacatgtaaaggactgtttgccttctgggggaagaggtggagggagggaggggaaaaattggaacagaagtgaatgcaagggataatgctgtaaaaaattaccctggcatgggttctatcaataaaaagttattttaaaaaaaaaaaaaaacttaagacatAGAGACATTGAAGCCTAGAATTCCATACCAGATGTTATAACCAGTCTATCAGGGAAGTCCTGAGAATTCAGGGACAAAAAGTAGAAGAGGACGTTGGAACAGGAAGTTGGTGGGATTAATAATATTTAGAAACAGAGATAAACTATGAGCTAAATCTTCTTTACCTCTCGAGAACATAAGCTGGTATGGCTTTGTCTGTGGAAATGGATTATCAATATTTGTATGCTTGCTTTTGGCATACTTttgaaataaagatttctttgtgaaagttaaaaaaaaattatatgccaAGTTTATTAGTCTTCCTTTTTGTTAAATACACATATTCACaagtataaaatttcccctaatggCTACCTTAGCTGTATATAATTAATTTTGGATTAATTGTATCACACTTCCAGTtgtatttaatatgattttttgtctgcaaatatataataatatgaagaCCTCCAAGTGCCTGGCCCTGGGTCATGATGGAAAATTGCAGAGAAGTACAGAAGCAAGGTAACTCATAGAAGTGGTGAGAAAAACTGTTAAAAGCTGATTCTTTAAATAAAAGTCATGGTATCAATGGCACTGCCCTCTAATCATTATGTCCATTCACAGGGCCAGAAGTTTCTGATAAAATATGAGCAACATTCAGATTCAATCTTGTAACATTTCCCATTGATGACATTTAATTCTTACAGATATTTTTGTGTACTTCCTGGTTTTCCCTACTTTTCTATTTCCAAGAATCTGTGTTCTCATCAATATTGATATCTACTTATGGTGTAAATTACAACCAATGTGCAGCTTTTCAATCTTAatactccttttaaaaaaaaaataggactaaagttcttttcattatttagtTTTTTAGGAAACTTACATTAATCTTTTAATTGCAGAGCAaagttttaatgaattaaaaagaatgaaaatcattttttgtcCTTCTGATTACTGAAAGAATTTATGTGAAGAAGATTAACTTTTGATTTagtgtgtattgtgtatatgttACTATCTTATAGctttatgtttattaaattgcCTTTGCTCATATTTAAACCTGATTTTTATccttttcaacaaatatttgtagaCTATCATGGCTTCAACAATTTTATAATTAACattgattattttcattattgtatttttaatcgAGATTACCTCTGATAATAGTCTTAtgttgttgttttgggtttttttttttaatttggtgctATTAAAATAATTGAGTTAATATaactttgatttaaaattttaatataaactttttgTACTTAATGTGCATTATAAATACTGTGTGATTATCATAAAGTTGTATATTATTTACTTggttttagtgttttattttcaaaaatataaactcttgGAGGTCTtgaatctcttttccatttttgaagtAAAGTTTTCTTATTGCACTTAGAATTACCATCCTTTGACTTGAGCTCATTCTCATTGACTTATAAGCAGGTTACTCCTCCCTTCTCTGTTTTTTGAGTGATCAGTAAATTTACAAGTTCCTTCTTtaggaactttttttaaaaaatcaatcaaaaccAATACCCACCTTTGCATACTAAAAGAAAGTCATAATCTTGGCATAGCTCTTTTGAAATGTCATTGCCCCCACTTAAAAGATTGAAAGTGATCCACtgtttaagaaataaatatgttttaGATAGAAATTGGGTTTTAATACAATGAAATCAATCTTTGCAGATTTGTTTGAAATTAGAAGTAGGAGATTTATTTTTTACAGCAATTTTTATGCtgaatacaataacaaaaatttgtTAATGTGATAAAATTCAGGAAACTAGTAGATTTTTAAATGCCAGCAAAAGGGACTTCTTAGATTGAGCAAATCAGCATTTTAGTACATGTATTACCAAAATGAAATTGTTCTATCTTCATGCTGTAgttttaagaaaaatacaaattgcccaAAAAAGCATGTAATTTGAATACCAAAACtagttattattagtaatatgagtaagaattgagaaaatcatttcaatttctaacagtttaaatttttcatatgaatCTTAAGTTGTACTCTGCTattgctacacccaaagaaagaacactgggaaatgaatgtaaactgcttgcatttttatttttcttcccaggttatttttaccttctgaatccagttcttcctgtgcaacaagagaactgttcggttctgcacacatatattgtatctaggatacactgtgacatatttaacttatataggattgcttgtcatcggggggggggggggggggaaggaggaaggggaaaagttggaacagaagtaagtgcaaggaataatgttgtaaaaaaaattacctaggcataggctctgtcaataaaaagttataataaaaaaaaaaaagttgtattctGCTATTACATGTGGTATTAGTTTTGTTCTCTCTAAAGTTTTAGTCAGGCCTATTttaattttgcttcattttttaatgCCATAAAACCTCTTGGCTTTttatagttgggttttttttttaatgcacaataGAAGACTATGCAGTATTTCACTCAATATAAACTTTAGTTAGCCTGCTgaagtaattttctcttttttatgcatGTCTGAGTAGTAGTGATCTGCCAGGGGAAGAGTTCATTCTACAGATCTGTATACCTGATTCCTCAAGCAGTTTAAATTATAAACTTTAGTGGGTGTATAATAACTTCATCCCACAACATATAGAGCACCAGAAACAGGGCAAATACAAACATTTTAGATTACCAAAAAGAAGTAGTTTTGTTTTGTATAAAGGTAGACTTATTCTATCCCattgccttttttccctttctttattttcctttttcttcccatttgATATTTTCATACCTTTGGTTTGAAATGTCTGGCTACCTAAAATGACTTTCTGACATGGATTCTAGTTAATTTCTTCTAAGTatctttccttttatgttttttcctttaCCAAAAATCATACCTTATTTCTATGTCGAGACATTTGTCATGCTTCATCTAGATTTGAAAGGAACTTAGACTCTCTGGAAattagaaataaggaagaataatATCTTTATTGCAGTTTCAGCAATTACAGCCCTTAATTCTCAATTCTTTACCACTTGAAAATAATTAGGTATTAAAAACTA
Proteins encoded in this region:
- the LOC127554386 gene encoding tumor protein D52-like, yielding MSKILRKPNKTKLLLINLGVLKMDQVSEEGDDAVATISATETLSEEEQEELRKELAKVEEEIQTLSQVLAAKEKHLAEIKRKLGINSLQELRQNIAKGWQDVTATSAYKKTSETLSQAGQKASAAFSSVGSVITKKLEDVKNSPTFKSFEEKVENLKSKVGGENI